A region from the Sandaracinus amylolyticus genome encodes:
- a CDS encoding DUF1552 domain-containing protein — MTKRPLLSRRTALIGSFGTTIALPFLEAMAPARARAQTTSPSRYVVCFAGTSLGTSRNMFVPGATGADYPLTMALAPIGAHGVQSDVGVVTGLRIPWQTGSEVPPGGRPVEFHSSTVGPLLSGMRANGRDAGARGPTSDQIVAQAIGGETRFRSLELRVQASTYRGGDSNKSRMSYRRDGSGRIVAVPPVISPRLAFDTLFSGGAPTSDEDAAARALRLQQRRSVLDSVGDRISRLMGRVGAADRRRLERHFDELRAIERAIDEIPTTGACEVPADPGRDAPIDVTTEEGGSREIGYAHEKERARVMCDLVRMALACDLTRSVSLMITCAQSFMNVVALPGLEGRNIDVHELGHGAGSIEEMSRAIAWHVDSFSYLTKTLRDTPDEDASLLDRTALVLLFEGGHGHDPESGEAGKSHSSENMAALFAGRVGGLRPGRHIAAAGAHPARVAVAAMNAVGVDGGLGEVSSSLDAMFEA; from the coding sequence ATGACGAAGAGGCCGTTGCTCTCGCGCCGCACCGCGCTGATCGGGTCCTTCGGCACCACGATCGCGCTGCCGTTCCTCGAAGCGATGGCGCCGGCACGCGCGCGCGCCCAGACGACGTCGCCCTCGCGCTACGTCGTGTGCTTCGCGGGCACGTCGCTCGGCACCAGCCGCAACATGTTCGTCCCGGGCGCGACCGGCGCCGACTATCCGCTCACGATGGCGCTCGCGCCGATCGGCGCGCACGGCGTGCAGAGCGACGTCGGCGTGGTCACCGGGCTGCGCATCCCGTGGCAGACCGGCAGCGAGGTGCCGCCCGGCGGACGCCCGGTCGAGTTCCACTCGAGCACGGTCGGGCCGCTGCTCTCGGGCATGCGCGCGAACGGACGCGACGCCGGTGCGCGCGGTCCGACCTCCGATCAGATCGTCGCGCAGGCGATCGGCGGCGAGACGCGCTTCCGCTCGCTCGAGCTGCGCGTCCAGGCGAGCACCTATCGCGGCGGTGACTCGAACAAGTCGCGCATGTCGTATCGACGAGACGGCTCGGGGCGCATCGTCGCGGTGCCGCCGGTGATCTCGCCGCGGCTGGCGTTCGACACGCTGTTCAGCGGCGGCGCGCCCACGAGCGACGAGGACGCGGCCGCGCGCGCGCTGCGCCTCCAGCAGCGACGCAGCGTGCTCGACTCGGTGGGCGACCGCATCTCGCGGCTCATGGGACGGGTGGGCGCAGCCGATCGTCGCCGCCTCGAGCGTCACTTCGACGAGCTGCGCGCGATCGAGCGCGCGATCGACGAGATCCCCACCACCGGCGCGTGCGAGGTCCCGGCCGATCCCGGCCGCGACGCGCCGATCGACGTGACCACCGAGGAGGGCGGCTCGCGCGAGATCGGCTACGCGCACGAGAAGGAGCGCGCGCGCGTGATGTGCGATCTCGTGAGGATGGCGCTCGCGTGCGATCTGACGCGCTCGGTCAGCCTGATGATCACGTGCGCGCAGTCGTTCATGAACGTGGTCGCGCTGCCGGGGCTCGAGGGCCGCAACATCGACGTGCACGAGCTCGGGCACGGCGCGGGATCGATCGAGGAGATGTCGCGCGCCATCGCGTGGCACGTCGACTCGTTCTCGTATCTCACCAAGACGCTGCGCGACACGCCCGACGAGGACGCGTCGTTGCTCGATCGCACCGCGCTCGTGCTGCTCTTCGAGGGCGGGCACGGGCACGATCCCGAGAGCGGCGAGGCGGGCAAGTCGCACTCGTCGGAGAACATGGCGGCGCTGTTCGCGGGGCGCGTCGGTGGGCTGCGCCCGGGGCGTCACATCGCGGCGGCGGGCGCTCACCCTGCGCGCGTCGCGGTCGCGGCGATGAACGCGGTCGGCGTCGACGGTGGGCTCGGCGAGGTGAGCTCGAGCCTCGACGCGATGTTCGAGGCGTGA
- a CDS encoding S-(hydroxymethyl)glutathione dehydrogenase/class III alcohol dehydrogenase gives MKTRAAVAYEAGKPLVVEEVDLEGPKAGEVLVELKATGVCHTDEFTRSGADPEGIFPVIFGHEGAGIVREVGPGVTSVAPGDHVVLLYTPECRQCKSCLSRKTNLCTAIRATQGKGLMPDGTSRFSKNGKPIYHYMGCSTFSQYTVLPDIAVAKVRNDAPFDTICYVGCGVTTGIGAVLFTAKVEPGANVVVFGLGGIGLNVIQGARMVGADKIVGVDINPAREALGRSLGMTHFVNPKDVKGDLVAHLVELTGGGADYSFECVGNVQLMRQALECCHRGWGVSVIIGVAGAGQEISTRPFQLVTGRVWKGSAFGGARGRTDVPKIVDWYMDRKIVIDPLITHRLPLERINEAFDLMHAGTSIRTVIEYS, from the coding sequence ATGAAGACACGTGCTGCGGTCGCGTACGAGGCGGGCAAGCCTCTCGTCGTCGAAGAAGTCGATCTCGAAGGCCCCAAGGCCGGCGAGGTGCTCGTCGAGCTCAAGGCCACCGGCGTCTGCCACACCGACGAATTCACGCGCTCGGGCGCCGACCCCGAGGGCATCTTCCCGGTCATCTTCGGGCACGAGGGCGCGGGCATCGTGCGCGAGGTCGGGCCCGGCGTGACCAGCGTCGCGCCCGGCGATCACGTCGTGCTGCTCTACACACCCGAGTGTCGGCAGTGCAAGTCGTGCCTCAGCCGCAAGACGAACCTCTGCACCGCGATCCGCGCGACCCAGGGCAAGGGCCTGATGCCCGACGGCACCAGCCGCTTCTCGAAGAACGGCAAGCCCATCTACCACTACATGGGCTGCTCGACGTTCTCGCAGTACACGGTGCTGCCCGACATCGCCGTCGCGAAGGTCCGGAACGACGCGCCGTTCGACACCATCTGCTACGTCGGCTGCGGCGTCACGACCGGCATCGGCGCGGTGCTCTTCACCGCGAAGGTCGAGCCCGGCGCGAACGTGGTCGTCTTCGGGCTCGGCGGCATCGGTCTCAACGTGATCCAGGGCGCGAGGATGGTCGGCGCCGACAAGATCGTCGGTGTCGACATCAACCCGGCGCGCGAGGCGCTCGGTCGCTCGCTCGGCATGACTCACTTCGTCAATCCGAAGGACGTGAAGGGCGATCTCGTCGCGCACCTCGTCGAGCTCACGGGCGGCGGCGCGGACTACAGCTTCGAGTGCGTCGGCAACGTGCAGCTGATGCGACAGGCGCTCGAGTGCTGCCATCGCGGCTGGGGCGTGAGCGTGATCATCGGCGTCGCGGGCGCGGGGCAGGAGATCTCGACGCGTCCGTTCCAGCTCGTCACGGGCCGCGTGTGGAAGGGCAGCGCGTTCGGCGGCGCGCGCGGGCGCACCGACGTCCCGAAGATCGTCGACTGGTACATGGACCGGAAGATCGTGATCGATCCGCTGATCACGCATCGCCTGCCGCTCGAGCGCATCAACGAGGCGTTCGACCTGATGCACGCGGGCACGTCGATCCGCACCGTCATCGAGTACTCGTGA
- the fghA gene encoding S-formylglutathione hydrolase, translating to MSESDLVVRSEHACFGGRQGFYEHPSAACASPMRFSVYLPPAALRGERVPALYYLAGLTCNEEHLPTKGQAHAVAAELGLALVACDTSPRATRYPGDDAAWDFGIAAGFYLDATQPPWSASYRMETHVVSELPSWVERHFPVRSDARGIFGHSMGGHGALTLALRHPDRYRSVSALAPIVAPSEVPWGVKAFTHYLGADRATWREHDATELVKSTQLASEILVDQGMADKFLERELQPERFEAACAAAGQRLRLRRHDGYDHSYYFIATFMADHLRHHAAILGA from the coding sequence ATGAGCGAAAGCGATCTCGTGGTCCGCTCCGAGCACGCGTGCTTCGGCGGACGGCAGGGCTTCTACGAGCACCCGAGCGCCGCGTGCGCGTCGCCGATGCGGTTCTCGGTGTACCTGCCGCCCGCGGCGCTACGCGGCGAGCGCGTGCCCGCGCTCTACTACCTCGCCGGGCTCACCTGCAACGAAGAGCACCTGCCCACGAAGGGCCAGGCGCACGCGGTCGCGGCGGAGCTCGGCCTCGCGCTCGTCGCGTGCGACACGAGCCCGCGCGCGACGCGTTATCCCGGCGATGACGCGGCGTGGGACTTCGGCATCGCGGCGGGGTTCTACCTCGACGCGACGCAGCCGCCGTGGTCCGCGAGCTATCGCATGGAGACGCACGTCGTCTCCGAGCTGCCCTCGTGGGTCGAGCGTCACTTCCCGGTGCGCAGCGACGCGCGCGGCATCTTCGGGCACTCGATGGGCGGGCACGGCGCGCTCACGCTCGCGCTGCGTCATCCCGATCGATATCGCAGCGTGTCGGCGCTCGCGCCGATCGTCGCGCCCAGCGAGGTGCCGTGGGGCGTGAAGGCGTTCACCCACTACCTCGGCGCGGATCGCGCGACGTGGCGCGAGCACGACGCGACCGAGCTGGTGAAGAGCACGCAGCTCGCGAGCGAGATCCTCGTGGACCAGGGCATGGCCGACAAATTCCTCGAGCGCGAGCTCCAGCCCGAGCGCTTCGAGGCGGCGTGCGCGGCGGCGGGCCAGAGGCTGCGCCTGCGACGTCACGACGGCTACGACCACAGCTACTACTTCATCGCGACGTTCATGGCGGATCACCTCCGCCATCACGCTGCGATCCTCGGTGCGTGA
- a CDS encoding SDR family oxidoreductase, which produces MDLQLTGKIAIVTGASRGIGRAIAQTLAHEGAKLVLVARSQELLDAVARELGTESLALAIDLRAPDAPQRVVDATHARFGAIDVVVNNAGATKRGDFLALTDDEWADGFALKLFGAMRLCRAAWPHLEASRGAIVNVIGIGGRTGTAEFAIGGAVNAALSNLTKVLADRGATRGVRVNAINPGAIATERLRTRIRTAAAHDGVSEDEAARRMVAAMGIPRFGEPEDIARAVAFLASPSASYLQGAIVDVDGGATKTL; this is translated from the coding sequence ATGGATCTGCAGCTCACGGGCAAGATCGCGATCGTCACCGGCGCGAGCCGCGGCATCGGCCGCGCGATCGCGCAGACCCTCGCGCACGAGGGCGCGAAGCTCGTGCTCGTCGCGCGCTCGCAGGAGCTCCTCGACGCGGTCGCGCGCGAGCTCGGGACGGAGAGCCTCGCGCTCGCCATCGATCTGCGCGCGCCCGATGCACCGCAGCGCGTGGTCGATGCGACGCACGCGCGGTTCGGCGCGATCGACGTCGTCGTGAACAACGCGGGCGCGACGAAGCGCGGCGACTTCCTCGCGCTGACCGACGACGAGTGGGCGGACGGCTTCGCGCTCAAGCTCTTCGGCGCGATGCGCCTGTGCCGCGCCGCGTGGCCGCACCTCGAGGCGAGCCGCGGCGCGATCGTCAACGTGATCGGCATCGGCGGGCGCACCGGCACCGCGGAGTTCGCGATCGGCGGTGCCGTCAACGCGGCGCTCTCGAACCTCACGAAGGTGCTCGCGGATCGCGGCGCGACGCGCGGCGTGCGCGTGAACGCGATCAACCCCGGCGCGATCGCGACCGAGCGCCTCCGCACGCGCATCCGCACCGCCGCGGCGCACGACGGAGTCTCGGAGGACGAGGCCGCGCGGCGTATGGTCGCCGCGATGGGGATCCCGCGGTTCGGCGAGCCCGAGGACATCGCGCGCGCCGTCGCGTTCCTCGCATCGCCGAGCGCGAGCTACCTGCAGGGCGCGATCGTCGACGTCGACGGAGGCGCGACGAAGACGCTCTGA
- a CDS encoding response regulator: MQLHSIFDASPNAYMVLDRELRFVAANEAYLRVTASRLEDLIGRVIFEVFPHDPEDPDNDNARLLRASLERTLRSKRRDHLALIRYRVPRETPNGVVVAERFWSATHTPILDERGEVAYVLQHTSDVTELERLRAAARDATGERQHQLEADVLARASAVQDTNSALEAERRRMQQLFRQAPGFMCVLGGPDHVFELANQAYLELVGARDVIGRPVREALPEVAEQGFIELLDRVRKSGEPFVGRAIPVALERGGHVETRYLDFVYQPVIEADGTTSGLFVQGHDVTEERRARDEVARYRDHLEDLVAERTRALEQSESALRHAQKMEAVGSLTGGVAHDFNNLLQVIAGNLALIAPDVAGDPQATRRLREATSAVERGAKLSSQLLAFARRQELDPEVVELDRLTRDVEPLLRRAVGEQIEIARDVEPGLWRTFVDRNQLDNVLLNLAINARDAMNGAGRLVIAARNVTLDAERAARHPEATAGDHVLLSVSDTGCGMTREVIERAFEPFFTTKGEGRGTGLGLSMVYGFVRQTGGHVAITSEPGRGTTIEVYLPRTHRVADADTEATAAGARGGSETILVLEDDVAVRATVVDLLRDLGYRVIEADSGASAMAILESGAAIDLLFVDVVVPGALRSHEIAARAEAARPELAVLFTSGYSEDAVAHEALLGRRARLLRKPYSRDELARRVREVLDARARSCDAAVSSMRVLIVEDDDDSRELAGEMLSALGHDVQIAASGAQAREALQRARFDVLFTDVGLPDVSGVELARGAMRDDAHMGVVLASGYGESARSADDTELARAVVLEKPYLPAQLESALRAAARPRS; encoded by the coding sequence ATGCAGCTGCACTCGATCTTCGACGCCTCGCCCAACGCGTACATGGTGCTCGACCGCGAGCTCCGCTTCGTGGCAGCGAACGAGGCGTACCTCCGAGTGACCGCGAGCCGCCTCGAGGATCTGATCGGGCGCGTGATCTTCGAGGTGTTCCCGCACGACCCCGAGGATCCCGACAACGACAACGCGCGCCTCCTGCGCGCGTCGCTCGAGCGCACGCTGCGATCCAAGCGCCGCGATCACCTCGCGCTCATCCGCTATCGCGTGCCGCGCGAGACGCCGAACGGCGTCGTCGTCGCAGAGCGCTTCTGGAGCGCCACCCACACGCCGATCCTCGACGAGCGCGGCGAGGTCGCCTACGTGCTGCAGCACACGAGCGACGTGACCGAGCTCGAGCGCCTGCGCGCCGCCGCGAGAGACGCGACCGGCGAGCGGCAGCACCAGCTCGAGGCGGACGTGCTCGCGCGCGCGAGCGCGGTGCAGGACACGAACTCGGCGCTCGAGGCCGAGCGGCGCCGCATGCAGCAGCTCTTCCGCCAGGCGCCCGGCTTCATGTGCGTGCTCGGCGGTCCCGACCACGTGTTCGAGCTCGCGAACCAGGCGTACCTCGAGCTCGTCGGCGCGCGCGACGTGATCGGGAGACCGGTGCGCGAAGCGCTGCCCGAGGTCGCGGAGCAGGGCTTCATCGAGCTCCTCGATCGCGTGCGGAAGAGCGGCGAGCCCTTCGTCGGCCGCGCCATCCCCGTCGCGCTCGAGCGCGGAGGCCACGTCGAGACGCGCTACCTCGACTTCGTGTACCAGCCGGTCATCGAGGCCGACGGAACGACCTCCGGGCTCTTCGTGCAGGGCCACGACGTCACCGAGGAGCGCCGCGCGCGGGACGAGGTCGCGCGCTACCGCGACCACCTCGAGGACCTCGTCGCGGAGCGAACGCGCGCGCTCGAGCAGAGCGAGTCCGCGCTGCGCCATGCGCAGAAGATGGAGGCGGTGGGCAGCCTCACCGGCGGCGTGGCCCACGACTTCAACAACCTGTTGCAGGTGATCGCCGGCAACCTCGCGCTGATCGCGCCCGACGTCGCGGGCGACCCGCAGGCGACGCGCCGGCTGCGCGAGGCGACCAGCGCGGTGGAGCGCGGCGCGAAGCTCTCGTCGCAGCTCCTCGCGTTCGCGCGGCGCCAGGAGCTCGATCCCGAGGTCGTCGAGCTCGATCGCCTCACGCGCGACGTCGAGCCCCTGCTGCGCCGCGCCGTCGGCGAGCAGATCGAGATCGCGCGCGACGTCGAGCCGGGTCTCTGGAGGACGTTCGTCGATCGCAACCAGCTCGACAACGTGCTGCTCAACCTCGCGATCAACGCGCGGGACGCGATGAACGGCGCGGGCCGTCTCGTGATCGCGGCGCGCAACGTCACGCTCGACGCGGAGCGCGCGGCGAGACACCCCGAGGCGACGGCGGGCGATCACGTGCTGCTCTCGGTGTCGGACACCGGGTGCGGCATGACGCGCGAGGTCATCGAGCGCGCGTTCGAGCCGTTCTTCACGACGAAGGGCGAGGGCCGCGGCACCGGGCTCGGGCTGAGCATGGTCTACGGGTTCGTGCGTCAGACCGGCGGGCACGTCGCGATCACGAGCGAGCCCGGCCGCGGCACGACGATCGAGGTCTACCTGCCGCGCACCCATCGGGTCGCCGACGCGGACACCGAGGCGACCGCGGCGGGCGCCCGCGGAGGATCGGAGACGATCCTCGTGCTCGAGGACGACGTCGCGGTGCGCGCGACCGTGGTCGATCTGCTGCGCGATCTCGGATATCGCGTGATCGAGGCCGACAGCGGCGCGAGCGCGATGGCCATCCTCGAGAGCGGCGCGGCGATCGACCTGCTCTTCGTCGACGTGGTGGTGCCCGGCGCGCTGCGCAGCCACGAGATCGCGGCGCGCGCCGAGGCGGCACGGCCCGAGCTCGCGGTGCTCTTCACGTCCGGCTACAGCGAGGACGCGGTCGCGCACGAAGCGCTGCTCGGACGCCGCGCGCGCCTCCTCCGCAAGCCGTACTCGCGCGACGAGCTCGCGCGCCGGGTGCGCGAGGTGCTCGATGCGCGCGCGCGATCGTGCGACGCGGCGGTGAGCTCGATGCGCGTGCTGATCGTCGAGGACGACGACGACTCGCGCGAGCTCGCGGGCGAGATGCTCTCCGCGCTCGGGCACGACGTGCAGATCGCGGCCAGCGGCGCGCAAGCACGCGAGGCGCTGCAGCGCGCGCGCTTCGACGTGCTCTTCACCGACGTCGGGCTGCCCGACGTGTCGGGGGTCGAGCTCGCGCGCGGCGCGATGCGCGACGACGCGCACATGGGCGTGGTGCTCGCATCGGGCTACGGCGAGAGCGCGCGCTCCGCGGACGACACCGAGCTCGCACGCGCCGTGGTGCTCGAGAAGCCGTACCTCCCCGCGCAGCTCGAGTCCGCGCTGCGCGCCGCGGCGCGCCCGCGCTCGTGA
- a CDS encoding M66 family metalloprotease, whose protein sequence is MPPGTDGGVWNETPDAWAPPGAIYPFATVGTRCESGATREYLVLSSQPPDCSAHAAAFTTDDPARFVRIALPGTPSFQASATLCADGACAPSTLSVNVSSGDAGATGDWIAVVGGRQRGGTIEATRCDYDAFLPSVEDAPVGDVALREIALYQGVKVTIARDGQAVTPNAPIVANRGGLLRVFIAPRSGYVPRELVARVQLGDAPPIEARARLVDFSRDDSLESTFNLSIPPAALTPDVPISVGVYDPAARCGGGSPDVAPARFPAAGTALLPARSMGGTFRIVLVPVRYTADGSGRLPDTSATNVQRFADEVMRLFPVEGVDVTVRARALDWPNTIGADGSGWSALLNECGNQRAADGAPSDTYYYCLFSPSGSFGDFCGRGCVAGLGFVPGPQDDRARVSIGLGYSGTQGTFVHEVGHTLGRPHAPCGGVAGPDPSFPYAGGSIGSWGYDILSGQLKDPAQHADILGYCDPTWISDYNYGQIFDRIRAVRGTRAIVAGQPQTYATIVVDVDGSLSWGSEVELQLSPQGDALRATWSDASGASESVDAVFAQVDHVDGGIVYVPLPSAAATRVTLPGLGALDVR, encoded by the coding sequence GTGCCGCCCGGGACCGACGGCGGCGTCTGGAACGAGACGCCCGACGCGTGGGCCCCGCCCGGCGCGATCTATCCGTTCGCGACCGTGGGCACGCGCTGCGAGAGCGGCGCGACGCGCGAGTACCTCGTGCTCTCGTCGCAGCCGCCCGACTGCAGCGCGCACGCGGCCGCGTTCACCACCGACGATCCCGCGCGCTTCGTGCGCATCGCGCTGCCGGGCACGCCGAGCTTCCAGGCGAGCGCGACGCTCTGCGCCGACGGCGCGTGCGCGCCCAGCACCCTGAGCGTCAACGTCAGCTCCGGCGACGCCGGCGCGACCGGCGACTGGATCGCGGTCGTCGGAGGACGCCAGCGCGGCGGCACGATCGAAGCGACGCGCTGCGACTACGACGCGTTCCTCCCGTCCGTGGAGGACGCGCCGGTGGGCGACGTCGCGCTGCGCGAGATCGCGCTGTACCAGGGCGTGAAGGTGACGATCGCGCGCGACGGCCAGGCGGTCACGCCGAACGCGCCCATCGTCGCGAACCGCGGTGGCCTGCTGCGCGTCTTCATCGCGCCGCGCTCGGGCTACGTCCCGCGCGAGCTCGTCGCGCGCGTGCAGCTCGGTGACGCACCGCCGATCGAGGCGCGCGCGAGGCTCGTCGACTTCTCGCGCGACGACTCGCTCGAGTCGACGTTCAACCTCTCGATCCCGCCCGCCGCGCTCACGCCCGACGTGCCGATCTCGGTCGGCGTCTACGACCCCGCCGCGCGCTGCGGCGGCGGCTCGCCCGACGTCGCGCCCGCGCGCTTCCCGGCGGCCGGCACCGCGCTCCTGCCCGCGCGCTCGATGGGCGGCACGTTCCGCATCGTGCTCGTGCCGGTGCGCTACACCGCCGACGGCTCGGGGCGCCTGCCCGACACCAGCGCGACCAACGTGCAGCGCTTCGCGGACGAGGTCATGCGGCTCTTCCCGGTGGAAGGCGTCGACGTGACGGTGCGCGCGCGCGCGCTCGACTGGCCCAACACGATCGGCGCGGACGGCAGCGGGTGGTCCGCGCTGCTCAACGAGTGCGGCAACCAGCGCGCGGCCGACGGCGCGCCGTCCGACACCTACTACTACTGCCTGTTCTCGCCGTCGGGATCGTTCGGCGACTTCTGCGGGCGCGGCTGCGTCGCGGGGCTCGGCTTCGTGCCGGGGCCGCAGGACGATCGCGCGCGCGTCAGCATCGGCCTCGGGTACTCGGGCACCCAGGGCACGTTCGTGCACGAGGTCGGGCACACCCTCGGTCGACCGCACGCGCCGTGCGGCGGCGTCGCGGGGCCGGATCCGTCGTTCCCCTACGCGGGCGGCAGCATCGGCAGCTGGGGCTACGACATCCTCAGCGGTCAGCTGAAGGATCCCGCGCAGCACGCGGACATCCTCGGCTACTGCGATCCCACGTGGATCAGCGACTACAACTACGGTCAGATCTTCGATCGCATCCGCGCGGTGCGCGGCACGCGCGCGATCGTCGCGGGGCAGCCGCAGACCTACGCGACGATCGTCGTCGACGTCGACGGCAGCCTCTCGTGGGGCAGCGAGGTGGAGCTGCAGCTGTCGCCGCAGGGCGATGCGCTGCGCGCGACGTGGAGCGACGCGAGCGGCGCGAGCGAGAGCGTCGACGCGGTGTTCGCGCAGGTCGATCACGTCGACGGCGGCATCGTCTACGTGCCGCTGCCGAGCGCGGCCGCGACGCGCGTCACGCTGCCCGGGCTCGGCGCCCTCGACGTTCGCTGA